One Streptomyces sp. ML-6 genomic region harbors:
- a CDS encoding SseB family protein, with amino-acid sequence MFDNGDDMAEPSVRRSKLLDLIDCPAPEETSVPGEVPGPGAVLRPEGDPVAVARREFAVLLGEFRRAAVLVPLDGAGDLWSAEQNGVRWICAFSDEAALARFAAARGGAGREWVYRRVLGARLLDVMVPLLPGPAGVALDAGGEEGGVLFPPVAGIVPDSVAVDLGGTR; translated from the coding sequence GTGTTCGATAACGGGGATGACATGGCGGAGCCGTCTGTGCGGCGTTCGAAGCTCCTGGATCTGATCGACTGTCCTGCTCCTGAAGAGACTTCGGTGCCGGGTGAGGTGCCCGGGCCGGGCGCTGTTCTGAGGCCGGAGGGTGATCCGGTGGCGGTGGCTCGGCGTGAGTTTGCCGTGTTGCTGGGTGAATTCCGGCGGGCGGCGGTGCTGGTGCCGCTGGACGGTGCGGGGGATCTGTGGTCGGCGGAGCAGAACGGGGTGCGGTGGATCTGTGCGTTCTCGGACGAGGCGGCGCTGGCGCGGTTTGCCGCTGCCCGGGGTGGGGCCGGTCGGGAGTGGGTGTACCGGAGGGTGTTGGGGGCGCGGTTGCTGGATGTGATGGTGCCGTTGCTGCCGGGGCCTGCGGGGGTGGCGCTGGATGCGGGCGGTGAGGAGGGCGGGGTGTTGTTCCCGCCGGTGGCGGGGATCGTGCCGGATTCGGTGGCGGTGGATCTCGGGGGGACGCGGTGA
- a CDS encoding lanthionine synthetase LanC family protein — MHADSQAPPPRAALDTAVRLLDDFSGARDATPDPGIPVLACLVAEMCGPRAKTFRPVVPPDPAAVAGAGRAVAAWARTIGRGPGRPGLYDGGLAGTLIGLRLGARLHPPLHRVADRLRDHLLDKARTRPWRTEDVALPDYDLICGPAGTLLALCAGPPQPKRGQLLPFAAHLAALCDSDDLRRLRVGQYSGHPYLGWLQGRVNTGMGHGVAGLVAGLTAAVRHVGPEQELQDALRRATRWLVRQSFDDARSVRSWDGAGLDGPPPPGARARQAWCYGAPGVTWALWDASDALGDRAAADWAATAFTTLAERYDESFHLYGDPLTDQLALCHGAAGVLAVADAFHRHAHLPAAATLRDRLSGHLGRRLPATLAPGVPHTSLLNGTAGALSALLTATHDASRDWLPCLGLR; from the coding sequence ATGCACGCAGACAGCCAGGCTCCGCCGCCCCGTGCGGCCCTCGACACCGCCGTCCGACTCCTCGACGACTTCTCCGGGGCGCGGGACGCCACACCCGATCCCGGCATCCCGGTCCTGGCCTGCCTGGTCGCGGAGATGTGCGGCCCGCGGGCGAAGACGTTCCGCCCGGTGGTGCCCCCCGACCCCGCGGCGGTGGCGGGCGCCGGACGCGCGGTGGCGGCATGGGCGCGGACCATCGGCCGCGGCCCCGGCCGACCCGGCCTGTACGACGGCGGTCTGGCCGGAACCCTGATCGGCCTGCGGCTCGGCGCCCGCCTCCACCCCCCGCTGCACCGCGTCGCCGACCGGCTGCGCGACCACCTGCTGGACAAGGCGAGGACGCGCCCCTGGCGGACCGAGGACGTCGCTCTGCCCGACTACGACCTCATCTGCGGACCGGCCGGCACGCTGCTGGCACTCTGCGCCGGGCCGCCACAGCCGAAGCGCGGCCAACTCCTCCCGTTCGCCGCCCACTTGGCGGCCCTGTGCGACAGCGATGACCTGCGCCGCCTGCGTGTCGGCCAGTACTCCGGCCACCCGTACCTGGGCTGGCTGCAGGGCCGGGTGAACACCGGAATGGGCCACGGCGTGGCCGGGCTCGTGGCCGGGCTCACCGCCGCGGTCCGCCACGTCGGCCCGGAGCAGGAGCTGCAGGACGCCCTGCGCCGCGCCACCCGTTGGCTGGTACGGCAGTCCTTCGACGACGCCCGGTCCGTACGGAGCTGGGACGGGGCCGGACTCGACGGCCCACCGCCCCCCGGAGCCCGCGCCCGGCAGGCCTGGTGCTACGGCGCCCCCGGCGTCACCTGGGCACTCTGGGACGCGTCCGACGCACTGGGCGACCGGGCGGCGGCCGACTGGGCGGCCACCGCCTTCACCACCCTCGCGGAGCGGTACGACGAGAGCTTCCACCTCTACGGCGACCCCCTGACCGATCAGCTCGCCCTGTGCCACGGCGCGGCGGGCGTGCTGGCCGTGGCGGACGCGTTCCACCGGCACGCCCACCTGCCGGCCGCCGCGACGCTCCGCGACCGCCTGTCCGGGCACCTGGGCCGGCGCCTTCCCGCCACCCTCGCCCCCGGCGTACCGCACACGTCCCTGCTCAACGGGACCGCGGGCGCGCTCAGCGCCCTGCTCACCGCCACCCACGACGCCTCGCGCGACTGGCTGCCCTGCCTCGGGCTGCGCTGA
- a CDS encoding lantibiotic dehydratase, which produces MTGLRAVPPAPAGHRLLGATALVRVSGIPCSMWMAAGGSGLFGRVAEHADAVGQQAERARRLAEGLSGVVPDPRLTDTERRAVLALRRRLHSGAAPDVTDCGFLAALTAAPERVVREADELCRAAGTAVATREELERALGDERERVAALAWSLVSSSPVLREFVDTAHPGLVREVTARLARGEPWSGKQLRKRSAYLWRAVGRAAAKTTPRGWVGQVAPVPVGGPGAGHRLLGPGAELSALAASAVENVHAVHTRAGALDLRTADPATALAPAPLHLADTGHEDGSEPALRCYAIDPDDPGRLRQVAVRRTALLDLLLTLFAEGPRTLAELERALPVADAVVLRGFLAHLVRLGVLQLCAAPRRRHIAWSPAARVTGCGRLPGPGARFTDPEPDDWFLDSYRGLDARVPDRAAARVQRALRTAHRLAALRRTDLAAGADAPRPAPGVEQLDEHPRPVGEILAALLSSGERPPAPDLRHHRAWHPAHDPESGYARLLTRLAARRDATRVDVDDDLLDDLGAPPADEVIPPWPLDCLLRPLSGPGPLAVLDTASPAGILDARFTEALQTLYGGYDTVEAYRDFLAAVERGAGVRFVELLVPPVTERAANAVRRPVTTRWWTGDPNACAYFGRGGPEQRYLPLDRITLRRSGHRIIAEVDGERVMPVHHATRLPMPPYDRLVRLLLSAGHPWAGTALRLDGLAAAFPTGGDVVRLPRLTVGTDLVASPAAWRVPRARLWRPGDGDLERVRVLASLRRSTGLPRFVFVRPGFEAKPVPVDLEALTAFNVIDRACAALPGDELVLEEMLPGPVAGPQGPTLGDALHGGAPVAAELMLRTPFDLTAEELAASAVAALTHDVPGPPAPGAAVAGAVHTQEGTTEK; this is translated from the coding sequence GTGACCGGCCTCCGCGCCGTCCCCCCGGCCCCGGCCGGCCACCGGCTCCTGGGCGCCACCGCCCTGGTACGGGTATCCGGAATTCCCTGTTCGATGTGGATGGCCGCGGGCGGTTCGGGGCTGTTCGGCCGGGTCGCCGAGCACGCCGACGCCGTCGGGCAACAGGCCGAGCGCGCCCGGCGGCTGGCCGAGGGGCTGAGCGGGGTCGTTCCCGACCCGCGCCTGACGGACACCGAGCGCCGTGCCGTGCTGGCGCTGCGGCGGCGGCTGCACTCGGGGGCGGCACCGGACGTGACGGACTGCGGGTTCCTGGCGGCGCTGACCGCCGCGCCCGAGCGGGTCGTACGGGAGGCCGACGAGCTGTGCCGGGCCGCCGGGACGGCCGTCGCGACCCGGGAGGAGCTGGAGCGGGCCCTCGGGGACGAGCGCGAGCGGGTGGCCGCGCTGGCCTGGTCGCTGGTGTCGTCCAGCCCCGTCCTGCGGGAGTTCGTGGACACCGCGCACCCCGGGCTGGTGCGGGAGGTGACCGCCCGCCTGGCCCGCGGCGAACCGTGGAGCGGGAAGCAGCTGCGCAAGCGTTCCGCCTATCTGTGGCGGGCCGTGGGCCGGGCGGCGGCGAAGACCACGCCACGCGGCTGGGTGGGGCAGGTCGCCCCGGTCCCGGTCGGCGGCCCCGGCGCGGGCCACCGGCTCCTCGGCCCCGGCGCCGAACTGTCCGCGCTGGCCGCCTCCGCCGTGGAGAACGTCCACGCCGTACACACCCGGGCCGGTGCGCTGGACCTGCGCACCGCCGACCCGGCGACCGCGCTCGCACCCGCCCCGCTGCACCTCGCCGACACCGGCCACGAGGACGGGTCGGAACCGGCACTGCGCTGCTACGCGATCGACCCGGACGACCCGGGGCGGCTGCGCCAGGTCGCGGTCCGGCGCACCGCGCTGCTGGACCTGCTGCTCACGCTCTTCGCCGAAGGGCCGCGCACCCTCGCGGAACTGGAGCGCGCCCTGCCGGTCGCCGACGCCGTCGTGCTGCGCGGCTTCCTCGCCCACCTCGTGCGGCTCGGGGTGCTCCAGCTCTGCGCGGCCCCCCGCCGCCGCCACATCGCCTGGTCCCCGGCCGCCCGGGTGACCGGATGCGGCCGACTGCCCGGCCCGGGAGCCCGTTTCACGGACCCCGAGCCGGACGACTGGTTCCTCGACTCCTACCGCGGCCTGGACGCCCGGGTGCCCGATCGGGCTGCCGCCCGCGTCCAGCGCGCCCTGCGGACCGCCCACCGGCTGGCCGCGCTGCGCCGGACCGACCTGGCCGCGGGCGCCGACGCGCCACGGCCCGCGCCCGGTGTCGAGCAGCTGGACGAGCACCCGCGTCCGGTCGGCGAGATCCTGGCCGCACTGCTGTCGTCGGGCGAGCGGCCACCCGCGCCGGACCTGCGCCACCACCGGGCCTGGCACCCGGCGCACGACCCGGAATCCGGCTACGCCCGGCTTCTCACCCGTCTCGCCGCCCGCCGCGACGCGACCCGGGTGGACGTGGACGACGACCTCCTGGACGACCTCGGGGCGCCGCCCGCCGACGAGGTGATCCCGCCCTGGCCACTGGACTGCCTGCTGCGCCCGCTGTCCGGCCCGGGGCCCCTCGCGGTGCTGGACACCGCCTCGCCCGCCGGAATCCTCGACGCCCGGTTCACCGAGGCGCTCCAGACCCTGTACGGCGGCTACGACACCGTCGAGGCCTACCGCGACTTCCTGGCCGCCGTCGAGCGGGGAGCCGGTGTGCGGTTCGTCGAGCTGCTGGTACCCCCGGTCACCGAGCGCGCGGCCAACGCCGTCCGACGTCCCGTCACCACCCGTTGGTGGACCGGGGATCCCAACGCCTGCGCGTACTTCGGGCGCGGCGGACCGGAACAGCGCTACCTGCCGCTGGACCGCATCACCCTGCGAAGGTCGGGGCACCGGATCATCGCCGAGGTGGACGGCGAGCGGGTGATGCCCGTCCACCACGCCACCCGGCTCCCGATGCCGCCGTACGACCGGCTGGTGCGGCTGCTGCTGTCCGCCGGGCACCCCTGGGCGGGGACCGCCCTCCGCCTGGACGGTCTCGCCGCGGCCTTCCCCACGGGCGGCGACGTCGTCCGTCTGCCGCGGCTGACGGTGGGCACGGACCTGGTCGCCTCCCCGGCCGCCTGGCGGGTACCGAGAGCCCGCCTGTGGCGGCCCGGGGACGGGGACCTCGAACGGGTACGGGTGCTCGCCTCGCTCAGACGCTCCACCGGCCTGCCGCGATTCGTCTTCGTCCGGCCCGGGTTCGAGGCCAAACCGGTGCCGGTCGACCTCGAAGCCCTGACGGCGTTCAACGTCATCGACCGGGCGTGCGCCGCGCTGCCCGGTGACGAACTGGTCCTCGAGGAGATGCTGCCCGGTCCGGTGGCCGGCCCGCAGGGGCCGACGCTGGGCGACGCCCTTCACGGCGGCGCCCCTGTGGCTGCCGAGCTGATGCTCAGGACTCCGTTCGACCTGACGGCCGAGGAGCTGGCGGCCTCCGCGGTCGCCGCACTCACCCATGACGTCCCCGGCCCGCCCGCACCTGGTGCGGCGGTCGCCGGGGCGGTCCACACCCAAGAGGGAACAACCGAGAAATAG
- a CDS encoding thiopeptide-type bacteriocin biosynthesis protein, with protein MPGTKPLRNRTTKPLRNQAAAEPRHHVTTTHGGPMLEVEHPETSWVQVNLAPRSHAWPRLYDRLAGTARGLLDAGLAQEFFFMHKPPGLRVRFQAPGAVGIVPLRTELLDRLKDFDGLAAPPVCAVYEPESYLFGGPAAMPGVHEVFTADSLAWLDRHARRADGEGHTVPDWRLSLALLRELFDGLHIVGWEHRGVWEAVRTDTGRSFPGGLRDDALRQAAQGIRTYWQRPRAQWPDGLPEAWRGWGEQHGEAMRRAADHWRTGYFESGEAVRGPRRAAAHAVIFHWNRGRLSLARQSLLAEALFDDGAVD; from the coding sequence ATGCCCGGAACCAAGCCGCTGCGGAACCGCACCACCAAGCCGCTGCGCAACCAAGCCGCTGCGGAACCACGCCACCACGTCACCACGACACACGGAGGTCCCATGCTGGAGGTGGAGCACCCGGAGACGAGCTGGGTACAGGTGAACCTGGCCCCGCGGTCGCACGCGTGGCCGCGCCTGTACGACCGGCTCGCCGGCACGGCGCGCGGCCTCCTCGACGCGGGCCTCGCGCAGGAGTTCTTCTTCATGCACAAGCCACCGGGCCTGCGGGTGCGGTTCCAGGCGCCCGGGGCGGTCGGCATCGTCCCGCTGCGGACCGAACTCCTCGACCGCCTCAAGGATTTCGACGGACTGGCCGCCCCTCCGGTGTGCGCGGTGTACGAGCCGGAGTCCTACCTCTTCGGCGGACCCGCCGCCATGCCGGGGGTGCACGAGGTGTTCACGGCGGACTCACTGGCCTGGCTCGACCGGCACGCCCGGCGCGCGGACGGCGAAGGGCACACCGTGCCGGACTGGCGCCTCTCCCTCGCCCTGCTCCGCGAACTCTTCGACGGCCTGCACATCGTGGGCTGGGAGCACCGGGGCGTCTGGGAAGCGGTGCGTACGGACACCGGGCGCAGCTTCCCCGGCGGCCTCCGGGACGACGCGCTCCGCCAGGCGGCCCAAGGCATCCGCACCTACTGGCAACGCCCCCGGGCGCAGTGGCCCGACGGGCTGCCCGAGGCCTGGCGCGGATGGGGGGAACAGCACGGGGAGGCGATGCGCCGGGCCGCGGACCACTGGCGCACCGGCTACTTCGAGTCCGGTGAGGCGGTACGCGGACCGCGCCGAGCCGCCGCCCACGCTGTGATCTTCCACTGGAACCGGGGCCGGCTGTCGCTCGCCCGCCAGAGCCTGCTCGCCGAGGCCCTGTTCGACGACGGGGCGGTGGACTGA
- a CDS encoding peptidase inhibitor family I36 protein — protein MNRFTTLAAASLALALGLATGPAAAGTAATGNGNGAVASDTARSADARASFSCSPGYFCIYSDWNGGGTRCQWSDKQRANTADDCSFIQRGQNVRSVWNATGHRVQYYTQTNYNSRVGSTPAGNGGNLQGNYQIRSFKPQ, from the coding sequence ATGAACCGCTTCACCACGCTCGCCGCCGCCTCGCTCGCCCTGGCCCTGGGGCTGGCCACCGGGCCCGCCGCGGCCGGGACCGCAGCCACGGGGAACGGCAACGGCGCCGTGGCGAGCGACACCGCCCGAAGCGCCGACGCCAGGGCTTCCTTCAGTTGCAGCCCCGGGTACTTCTGCATCTACAGCGACTGGAACGGGGGCGGCACCCGCTGCCAGTGGTCGGACAAGCAGCGGGCGAACACCGCCGACGACTGCTCGTTCATCCAGCGGGGCCAGAACGTCCGCTCCGTGTGGAACGCGACCGGGCACCGCGTGCAGTACTACACCCAGACCAACTACAACTCCCGGGTCGGTTCCACCCCGGCCGGCAACGGCGGCAACCTCCAGGGGAACTACCAGATCCGCTCCTTCAAGCCCCAGTAG
- a CDS encoding acyl-CoA dehydrogenase family protein has translation MRRTVFDEDHEAFRETIRAFIEAEVVPHYDEWFQQGIVPREFYSKLADLGLFGINVPEEFGGAGLDTHKFEAIQYEETARAGINFGGSGVHVLLALPYIKMLADEDQKKRYLPKFVSGEEMWALAMTEPGTGSDLAGMKTTAKLSDDGTHYVLNGSKTFITGGVHADRVIVCARTSAPTAEDRRFGISLFAVDTKSEGYSLGRKLDKLGLRTSDTAELAFVDVKVPAADLLGEENKGFYYLGQNLPSERWGIAYGAYAQAKAAIRFAQEYVQERTVFGKTVASFQNTKFELAACQAEVDAAEAVADRALEALDAGELTAAEAASAKLFCTEVAHRVIDRCLQLHGGYGYMNEYPIARLYADNRVNRIYGGTNEVMKSIIAKSMGL, from the coding sequence GTGCGCCGTACGGTATTCGACGAGGACCACGAGGCGTTCCGGGAGACCATACGCGCCTTCATCGAGGCGGAGGTCGTCCCCCACTACGACGAGTGGTTCCAGCAGGGCATCGTGCCGCGCGAGTTCTACTCCAAGCTCGCCGACCTCGGTCTGTTCGGCATCAACGTCCCCGAGGAGTTCGGCGGCGCCGGCCTGGACACCCACAAGTTCGAGGCCATCCAGTACGAGGAGACCGCCCGCGCGGGCATCAACTTCGGCGGCTCCGGCGTGCACGTCCTGCTCGCGCTGCCGTACATCAAGATGCTCGCCGACGAGGACCAGAAGAAGCGCTACCTGCCGAAGTTCGTCTCCGGCGAGGAGATGTGGGCCCTCGCGATGACCGAGCCGGGCACCGGCTCCGACCTCGCGGGCATGAAGACCACCGCCAAGCTCTCCGACGACGGCACGCACTACGTGCTCAACGGTTCCAAGACCTTCATCACGGGCGGCGTCCACGCCGACCGCGTCATCGTCTGCGCCCGCACCTCGGCGCCGACCGCCGAGGACCGTCGTTTCGGCATCTCCCTGTTCGCCGTGGACACCAAGTCCGAGGGGTACTCCCTGGGCCGCAAGCTCGACAAGCTGGGCCTGCGCACCTCCGACACCGCCGAGCTGGCGTTCGTCGACGTGAAGGTGCCCGCCGCCGACCTGCTCGGCGAGGAGAACAAGGGCTTCTACTACCTCGGCCAGAATCTGCCGTCCGAGCGCTGGGGCATCGCCTACGGCGCGTACGCGCAGGCCAAGGCCGCGATCCGGTTCGCGCAGGAGTACGTCCAGGAGCGCACCGTCTTCGGCAAGACCGTCGCGTCCTTCCAGAACACCAAGTTCGAACTGGCCGCCTGCCAGGCCGAGGTGGACGCCGCCGAGGCCGTCGCCGACCGCGCCCTGGAGGCCCTGGACGCCGGTGAGCTGACGGCGGCCGAGGCCGCGTCCGCGAAGCTGTTCTGCACCGAGGTCGCGCACCGCGTCATCGACCGCTGCCTCCAGCTGCACGGCGGCTACGGCTACATGAACGAGTACCCGATCGCCCGCCTCTACGCGGACAACCGGGTCAACCGCATCTACGGCGGCACCAACGAGGTCATGAAGTCGATCATCGCCAAGTCCATGGGTCTGTGA
- a CDS encoding acyl-CoA thioesterase II gives MSSALDSLLGLLDLEQIERDIFRGTSRSVLVPRVFGGQVAAQALVAAGRTVPARTPGAPGAAPAGEVPSAHSLHSYFLRAGDPGAPIVYSVDRIRDGRSFTTRRVVAVQHGQPIFHLSASFQTYEEGLEHQAGMPSAPDPETLPTTAQLLPRYADRFSDPTVVDRLIEARAAVDLRYVDAPPFGTVGEPREPRSQVWFRTNGKLADDPLLHVCMATYVSDMTLLDSVLLAHGRGGWAVGDVVGASLDHAMWFHRPFRADEWLLYDQESPSAYGGRGLGQARIYTQDGRLAITVIQEGVVRVPRS, from the coding sequence ATGAGCTCAGCGCTGGATTCCCTGCTCGGTCTGCTCGACCTGGAGCAGATCGAGCGGGACATCTTCCGGGGCACGAGCCGTTCGGTGCTCGTCCCCCGGGTCTTCGGCGGCCAGGTCGCGGCCCAGGCCCTGGTCGCCGCGGGCCGCACCGTCCCCGCCCGGACCCCGGGGGCGCCCGGCGCCGCCCCGGCCGGGGAAGTTCCCTCCGCCCACTCCCTGCATTCGTACTTCCTGCGGGCCGGTGACCCGGGCGCGCCGATCGTCTACAGCGTCGACCGCATCCGCGACGGCCGCTCCTTCACCACCCGCCGGGTCGTCGCCGTCCAGCACGGGCAGCCGATCTTCCACCTCTCGGCGTCCTTCCAGACGTACGAGGAGGGCCTGGAGCACCAGGCGGGCATGCCGTCCGCGCCGGATCCGGAGACACTGCCCACCACGGCGCAGCTGCTGCCCCGGTACGCGGACCGCTTCAGCGATCCGACGGTCGTGGACCGGCTGATCGAGGCACGGGCCGCGGTCGATCTGCGGTACGTGGACGCCCCGCCCTTCGGCACGGTCGGCGAACCGCGCGAGCCGCGCTCCCAGGTGTGGTTCCGCACCAACGGCAAGCTCGCGGACGATCCGCTGCTGCACGTCTGCATGGCGACGTACGTCTCCGACATGACGCTGCTCGACTCGGTGCTCCTCGCGCACGGACGCGGGGGCTGGGCGGTCGGTGACGTGGTCGGGGCGAGCCTGGACCACGCGATGTGGTTCCACCGGCCCTTCCGGGCCGACGAATGGCTGCTGTACGACCAGGAGTCGCCGTCCGCGTACGGCGGGCGCGGGCTCGGCCAGGCCCGGATCTACACGCAGGACGGCCGGCTGGCGATCACCGTCATCCAGGAGGGCGTGGTCCGCGTCCCCCGGTCCTGA
- a CDS encoding phosphatase: protein MPIPSRAALVEHLVRTRIAGDVATPRDNNLSHYRKLANGDRHYWLGLELGDRWRDEQDVLAVMAERCGVSDDPEHRFGQDTIDPELTVDALERMAARLRKAAADSERVLFATGHPGGLLDVHRQTAAALRAAGCEIVRIPSGLIADEGMVFQFADVAVQERGATLWHTHSPAPMAAILDGLEREGRPLPDLVVADHGWAGCAGQRGLDAVGYADCNDPALFLGEAEGTLQVVVPLDDHVMDPRFYDPMTDYLLDAAGLLPG, encoded by the coding sequence ATGCCGATACCCAGCCGTGCCGCCCTCGTCGAACACCTCGTCCGTACGCGTATCGCCGGAGACGTCGCCACCCCGCGCGACAACAACCTCTCCCACTACCGCAAGCTCGCCAACGGCGACCGCCACTACTGGCTGGGTCTGGAGCTCGGGGACCGGTGGCGCGACGAGCAGGACGTGCTGGCGGTGATGGCCGAACGCTGCGGGGTCAGCGACGACCCGGAGCACCGGTTCGGGCAGGACACCATCGATCCGGAACTGACGGTGGACGCCCTGGAACGGATGGCGGCACGGCTCCGGAAGGCCGCGGCGGACTCGGAGCGGGTGCTGTTCGCGACCGGGCACCCGGGCGGGCTCCTCGACGTGCACCGGCAGACCGCGGCGGCGCTGCGGGCCGCCGGGTGCGAGATCGTCCGCATTCCCTCGGGGCTGATCGCCGACGAGGGCATGGTCTTCCAGTTCGCGGACGTCGCCGTGCAGGAGCGCGGCGCGACGCTCTGGCACACGCACTCGCCCGCCCCGATGGCCGCCATCCTGGACGGCCTGGAGCGGGAGGGCCGCCCGCTGCCGGACCTGGTGGTCGCCGACCACGGCTGGGCGGGCTGCGCGGGCCAGCGCGGCCTGGACGCGGTGGGGTACGCGGACTGCAACGACCCGGCGCTGTTCCTGGGCGAGGCGGAGGGCACGCTCCAGGTCGTCGTCCCGCTGGACGACCACGTGATGGACCCGCGGTTCTACGACCCGATGACGGACTACCTGCTGGACGCGGCGGGGCTGCTCCCGGGCTGA
- a CDS encoding DUF6056 family protein, translating into MSTDTGAGPYAEKDTGGGGAGGGPRPARRRAASWTAALALFPFALLGAAFWFGRLVRPGADDWCFLPVVRDEGALGMLAKFYLHDNGRVANALLVVGYGAFGVPGHQWFAPVSGAVVLGVLWALTAAALGRAGLTAPRGTVPLVAATATAAFLLATPDTYKTFYWPANSVSHTLAPVLACAAVIPLLRARTRRGHVLASAAALLAGVFIGTLSEETVVVAGVVLVTVLLTGLRTPPGPGRTRLRSWCAVALAGLATGTVVLYFSPGAQARRTRFDADTGSMLAPKALGAALRAFGEILGTVLTTWPYLGAVAVGVLLGLSARGGERPARGPGDGSADGPGGGQSRRGPLRTALAGLLAFLVSGYLCVVVTRPVFGADVTTASRVWGDFLLLYVLLLTGIGVLLGRAVAAPVVPRVRRTAPRTVVAAVAAAGCVLACAGLAVPLFRLETEMAVRARDWDHQDQWLRERAAQGARVLPYAPVPVGGMLEPFGGHGRRAWPASCVARYYHLDEVTYSTRLP; encoded by the coding sequence ATGAGCACGGACACCGGCGCGGGCCCGTACGCGGAAAAGGACACGGGCGGGGGCGGTGCGGGCGGTGGTCCGCGTCCCGCGCGGCGGCGGGCGGCGTCGTGGACGGCGGCCCTCGCCCTGTTCCCGTTCGCGCTGCTCGGCGCCGCCTTCTGGTTCGGGAGGCTGGTCCGGCCGGGCGCCGACGACTGGTGCTTCCTCCCGGTCGTGCGGGACGAGGGCGCCCTCGGGATGCTCGCCAAGTTCTACCTGCACGACAACGGGCGCGTCGCCAACGCGCTGCTGGTCGTCGGGTACGGAGCCTTCGGCGTCCCGGGCCACCAGTGGTTCGCCCCGGTCAGCGGGGCGGTCGTGCTCGGCGTCCTGTGGGCGCTGACCGCCGCCGCGCTCGGCAGGGCGGGACTGACCGCGCCGCGCGGGACCGTGCCGCTCGTGGCCGCGACGGCGACGGCGGCCTTCCTGCTCGCCACGCCGGACACGTACAAGACGTTCTACTGGCCCGCCAACTCCGTCTCGCACACCCTCGCACCGGTGCTGGCCTGCGCCGCCGTGATTCCCCTGCTGCGCGCCCGCACCCGCCGGGGGCACGTCCTCGCCTCGGCCGCCGCCCTCCTGGCCGGGGTGTTCATCGGCACGCTGTCGGAGGAGACGGTGGTCGTCGCGGGCGTCGTGCTCGTCACCGTCCTGCTGACCGGGCTGCGCACGCCTCCCGGCCCCGGCCGGACCCGTCTCCGGTCCTGGTGCGCGGTCGCCCTCGCCGGGCTCGCGACCGGAACCGTCGTCCTGTACTTCTCACCCGGCGCGCAGGCCCGGCGCACACGCTTCGACGCCGACACCGGCTCCATGCTCGCCCCAAAGGCGCTGGGCGCGGCGCTGCGGGCCTTCGGGGAGATCCTGGGCACCGTCCTCACGACCTGGCCGTACCTGGGGGCGGTCGCCGTCGGCGTACTCCTCGGCCTGTCGGCGCGCGGGGGAGAGCGGCCGGCAAGGGGGCCGGGGGACGGGTCGGCGGACGGGCCGGGGGGCGGGCAGTCCCGGCGGGGTCCTCTTCGCACGGCCCTGGCGGGCCTCCTCGCGTTCCTGGTCTCCGGCTACCTCTGCGTCGTCGTCACCCGTCCCGTCTTCGGCGCGGACGTGACGACCGCCTCGCGCGTCTGGGGCGACTTCCTCCTGCTGTACGTGCTGCTGCTGACCGGCATCGGCGTCCTGCTGGGGCGGGCGGTAGCGGCACCGGTGGTGCCACGGGTCCGCCGCACGGCGCCCCGTACGGTCGTGGCGGCCGTCGCCGCCGCGGGGTGCGTCCTGGCCTGCGCGGGCCTGGCAGTTCCGCTGTTCCGGCTGGAGACGGAGATGGCGGTGCGCGCCCGCGACTGGGACCACCAGGACCAGTGGCTGAGGGAGCGGGCGGCGCAGGGGGCCCGGGTGCTGCCGTACGCGCCGGTGCCGGTGGGCGGGATGCTGGAGCCGTTCGGCGGGCACGGTCGGCGGGCGTGGCCGGCCTCGTGCGTGGCCCGGTACTACCACCTGGACGAGGTCACGTACTCGACGCGACTCCCCTGA